Proteins from a genomic interval of Microbacterium abyssi:
- a CDS encoding HAD-IIA family hydrolase, whose amino-acid sequence MAHRDDIECWLTDMDGVLVHENEAIPGASELLAGWEANGIPYLVLTNNSIFTARDLSARLRASGLNVPEERIWTSALATADFLKQQVPGGSAFVIGEAGILTALHDAGFVMTETNPDFVVVGETRTYSFEAITRAIRLINRGARFIITNPDATGPSVDGVLPATGAVAALITKATGREPYVVGKPNPMMFRSALNKIGAHSKKTGMIGDRMDTDIVAGIEAGLHTVLVLTGISDQREIEKYPFRPDEIVDSVADLLPTITGTIKTV is encoded by the coding sequence ATGGCACATCGCGATGACATCGAATGCTGGCTCACCGACATGGATGGTGTGCTCGTCCATGAGAACGAGGCCATCCCCGGGGCCTCCGAGCTGCTCGCGGGGTGGGAGGCGAACGGCATCCCGTATCTCGTGCTGACGAACAACTCGATCTTCACCGCGCGCGACCTGTCCGCGCGCCTCCGCGCGAGTGGGCTGAACGTTCCCGAGGAGCGTATCTGGACCTCGGCCCTGGCCACCGCGGACTTCCTCAAGCAGCAGGTACCGGGCGGCTCGGCGTTCGTCATCGGCGAAGCAGGCATCCTCACCGCCCTGCACGATGCCGGTTTCGTGATGACCGAGACGAACCCCGACTTCGTGGTGGTCGGCGAGACGCGCACGTACTCCTTCGAGGCGATCACCAGGGCGATCCGCCTGATCAACAGGGGCGCGCGCTTCATCATCACCAACCCGGATGCCACCGGCCCGAGCGTCGACGGCGTGCTGCCCGCGACCGGCGCTGTCGCGGCGCTCATCACCAAGGCCACCGGACGCGAGCCGTACGTGGTCGGCAAGCCGAACCCGATGATGTTCCGCTCGGCACTGAACAAGATCGGCGCCCACTCGAAGAAGACCGGCATGATCGGCGACCGCATGGACACCGACATCGTCGCCGGCATCGAGGCGGGCCTGCACACGGTGCTCGTGCTCACCGGCATCAGCGATCAGCGCGAGATCGAGAAGTACCCGTTCCGGCCGGATGAGATCGTCGACTCGGTCGCCGACCTGCTGCCCACCATCACCGGGACCATCAAGACAGTCTGA
- a CDS encoding YdeI/OmpD-associated family protein: MGVLDDGERITLADAAAWRAWLEEHHATAAGVWVMNVRGAGAGSSLEYEDSVRQALCFGWIDGPVRTFPEGNGQWFSPRRPSSGWAATNKARLALLEEAGMLAPAGIRAIEVAKANGTWEMLDGPEAGIEPHELSAALDAVPAARANWDAFPKSVKKLGLTLIATAKRPETRSARIAKVVADAADGKRP, encoded by the coding sequence ATGGGCGTTCTCGACGACGGCGAGCGGATCACGCTGGCGGATGCCGCGGCCTGGCGCGCCTGGCTCGAAGAGCATCACGCGACCGCCGCAGGTGTGTGGGTGATGAACGTGCGCGGCGCGGGAGCCGGTTCGTCACTCGAGTACGAGGATTCCGTCCGGCAGGCGCTGTGCTTCGGATGGATCGACGGGCCGGTGCGCACGTTCCCGGAGGGCAACGGGCAGTGGTTCTCGCCGCGGCGGCCGTCAAGCGGCTGGGCTGCGACCAACAAGGCTCGACTGGCCCTGCTCGAGGAGGCGGGGATGCTGGCGCCGGCCGGCATCCGCGCGATCGAGGTCGCGAAGGCCAACGGCACCTGGGAGATGCTCGACGGCCCTGAGGCCGGGATCGAGCCGCACGAGCTCAGCGCGGCATTGGATGCCGTCCCTGCCGCGCGCGCGAACTGGGACGCCTTCCCGAAGTCGGTGAAGAAGCTTGGCCTGACGCTTATCGCGACGGCGAAGCGGCCGGAGACGAGGTCGGCCCGCATCGCGAAGGTCGTCGCGGATGCCGCGGACGGAAAGCGCCCATGA
- a CDS encoding anhydro-N-acetylmuramic acid kinase produces the protein MRVLGLLSGTSHDGIDVTVVDFIEQDGMLRGVVLHSDSVPYAPALRARLVAALPPAPTTLAEVCELDTLIGQAFADVARDVAASVGGVDAVSTHGQTVFHWVEGDHARGTLQIGQPAWIAEAVGAPVVSDVRIRDITAGGHGAPLVSFLDELLLRGRAGVSAALNLGGIANITIVGDGLSAYDIGPANALVDAVIAAYGLNPLGYDEDARIALAGTVDDELLGELLADPYYALAAPKSTGKEHFHLDYVRERVAALGRDIPVADLVRTLTELTVRTVAQDVRNAGVGFLAVSGGGCHNPLIMDGLRAALPGTEVVLADELGASADAKEAILFALIGWCTMHGVAAVVPGGTGAREPRILGTITPGAGPLRMPEPVAELRSLVLTAR, from the coding sequence ATGCGCGTACTCGGTCTGCTCTCCGGCACCTCTCATGACGGGATCGACGTCACCGTCGTCGACTTCATCGAGCAGGACGGGATGCTGCGCGGCGTGGTGCTGCACTCGGACAGCGTGCCCTACGCGCCTGCGCTGCGCGCCCGCCTGGTCGCCGCGCTCCCGCCCGCACCGACGACGCTCGCCGAGGTGTGCGAGCTCGACACCCTGATCGGTCAGGCGTTCGCGGACGTCGCGCGGGATGTCGCGGCATCCGTCGGCGGCGTCGACGCGGTCAGCACGCACGGCCAGACCGTCTTCCACTGGGTCGAGGGCGATCACGCCCGCGGCACGCTCCAGATCGGGCAGCCGGCCTGGATCGCCGAGGCGGTCGGCGCCCCGGTCGTCTCGGATGTGCGGATCCGCGACATCACCGCGGGCGGCCACGGCGCCCCGCTGGTGTCGTTCCTCGACGAGTTGCTGCTGCGCGGGCGCGCGGGCGTTTCGGCCGCGCTGAACCTCGGCGGCATCGCCAACATCACGATCGTCGGGGATGGACTGTCGGCGTACGACATCGGCCCGGCGAACGCGCTCGTCGACGCGGTCATCGCGGCGTACGGACTCAACCCGCTCGGCTACGACGAGGATGCCCGCATCGCACTGGCCGGCACCGTCGACGACGAGCTGCTGGGCGAGCTGCTGGCCGACCCGTACTACGCGCTCGCCGCCCCCAAGAGCACGGGCAAGGAGCACTTCCACCTCGACTACGTGCGCGAGCGCGTCGCCGCACTCGGTCGCGACATCCCGGTGGCCGACCTGGTGCGCACGCTCACCGAGCTCACCGTTCGCACCGTCGCGCAGGACGTTCGGAACGCCGGCGTCGGCTTCCTCGCCGTGTCGGGCGGCGGATGCCACAACCCGCTGATCATGGACGGGCTGCGCGCCGCGCTCCCCGGTACCGAAGTCGTCTTGGCCGACGAGCTCGGCGCCTCGGCCGATGCGAAAGAGGCGATCCTGTTCGCGCTGATCGGCTGGTGCACGATGCACGGCGTGGCCGCCGTCGTCCCCGGCGGCACCGGTGCGCGCGAACCGCGCATCCTCGGCACGATCACCCCGGGTGCCGGTCCGCTGCGGATGCCCGAGCCCGTCGCCGAGCTGCGCAGCCTGGTGCTCACCGCACGCTGA
- a CDS encoding ROK family protein: MSRYALAVDVGGTKLEAALVGADGTLVSGSRSRQATGREATPTSMDAAIRAVVAHALAALPAEAELVGAGVGSAGPVDRDTGTILPVNMPLARGYGLADAVRSAASDVLGRDIRTVFGHDGGALALAESWLGATREARASLSIVVSTGVGGGFVVDGRYVPGASGNAGHLGQMRREGGLTLEEIASGPASASWAQSRGWTGATGEDLARDAAAGDAIARAAIERSARAVGEALADAATLVDLDVIAIGGGFSRVSDDYIDLVQAALTASAAHDYSRAARVVRSGLGDEGPLIGAAAFVLR; the protein is encoded by the coding sequence GTGAGCCGCTACGCGCTCGCCGTCGACGTCGGCGGCACCAAGCTCGAAGCGGCGCTGGTCGGCGCCGACGGGACGCTCGTCTCCGGCAGCCGCAGCAGGCAGGCGACGGGTCGCGAGGCGACGCCGACGTCGATGGATGCCGCGATCCGCGCCGTCGTCGCGCACGCGCTCGCCGCCCTTCCTGCTGAGGCCGAGCTCGTCGGCGCCGGAGTCGGCAGCGCGGGTCCCGTCGATCGCGACACCGGCACGATCCTGCCGGTCAACATGCCCCTCGCCCGCGGGTACGGACTGGCGGATGCTGTCCGCTCCGCGGCATCCGACGTTCTCGGCCGCGACATCCGCACCGTCTTCGGGCACGACGGCGGTGCGCTCGCGCTCGCCGAATCCTGGCTGGGCGCCACGCGAGAGGCGCGGGCATCGCTGTCGATCGTCGTCTCGACCGGCGTCGGCGGCGGGTTCGTCGTCGACGGCCGGTACGTCCCCGGGGCTTCGGGGAACGCCGGCCACCTCGGGCAGATGCGCCGCGAGGGCGGGCTGACGCTCGAGGAGATCGCATCCGGACCGGCGAGCGCCTCGTGGGCGCAGTCGCGGGGTTGGACGGGAGCGACCGGCGAGGACTTGGCCCGGGATGCCGCAGCCGGCGACGCGATCGCCCGCGCCGCGATCGAGCGCTCGGCGCGTGCGGTGGGAGAGGCGCTGGCGGATGCCGCGACCCTCGTCGACCTCGACGTGATCGCGATCGGCGGAGGCTTCTCCCGAGTGTCGGACGACTACATCGACCTCGTGCAGGCGGCGCTGACGGCATCCGCCGCGCACGACTACTCTCGCGCGGCGCGCGTGGTGCGCTCGGGGCTCGGCGACGAGGGCCCGCTCATCGGCGCCGCCGCGTTCGTGCTGCGGTAG
- the pyrE gene encoding orotate phosphoribosyltransferase, with protein sequence MTLDADRRSLLALIKDEAVFHGDFTLSSGKKATYYVDMRKLTLDHRAAPAIGRIMLDLIGGLDVVAVGGLTLGADPIANSVMHASVATDRALDAFVVRKEPKDHGRGRQIEGADVAGKRVVVLEDTSTTGQSALKAVEALRREGAEIVAVAVIVDRKTGAQAAIEAEGLQWLAAFDLDDLGLDPQ encoded by the coding sequence GTGACTCTCGACGCCGACCGCCGATCCCTGCTCGCCCTGATAAAGGATGAGGCGGTGTTCCACGGCGACTTCACCCTCTCGAGCGGCAAGAAGGCGACATACTACGTCGACATGCGCAAGCTCACCCTCGACCACCGCGCTGCTCCCGCGATCGGCCGCATCATGCTCGACCTGATCGGCGGGCTCGACGTCGTCGCGGTCGGCGGACTCACCCTCGGCGCCGACCCGATCGCCAACTCCGTCATGCACGCCTCGGTCGCCACCGATCGTGCCCTGGACGCGTTCGTGGTCCGCAAGGAGCCCAAGGACCACGGCCGCGGCCGGCAGATCGAGGGCGCAGATGTCGCGGGCAAGCGCGTCGTGGTGCTGGAGGACACCTCCACCACCGGACAGTCCGCGCTCAAGGCCGTCGAGGCGCTGCGCCGCGAGGGCGCAGAGATCGTCGCCGTCGCCGTGATCGTCGACCGCAAGACCGGCGCGCAGGCAGCCATCGAGGCCGAGGGGCTCCAGTGGCTCGCCGCCTTCGACCTGGACGACCTCGGACTCGATCCGCAGTGA